One Cryptomeria japonica chromosome 9, Sugi_1.0, whole genome shotgun sequence genomic window carries:
- the LOC131044517 gene encoding zinc transporter 11 — MAAAMLRRSTMGSLAFLFLGFLIPLIAAHGGGSDDDEHGDVKPNLRAKSLILVKIWCLLIVFIGTFAGGISPYFFRWNQTFLSLGTQFAGGVFLGTALMHFLSDSAETFGDLTEKEYPFAFMLCTAGYLLTMLGDLVVTWVYARQSDKTEIIPLQNPVPLQPKDDQGQFTAHNGDTSFIYQEVKAPLPSSASLGDSLLLIVALCFHSVFEGIAIGVAETKAEAWRALWTVCLHKIFAAIAMGIALLQIVPNRPLLSCAAYSFAFAISSPIGVAIGIIIDSTTEGRVADWIYAISMGLACGVFIYVAINHLLNRWSKHHNSQKAEVTFYKPFYNYMAVVLGAGVIAVVMIWD, encoded by the exons ATGGCTGCTGCAATGCTCAGAAGATCCACCATGGGTTCCCTTGCATTTTTGTTTCTGGGGTTTCTAATTCCCCTGATTGCAGCTCATGGAGGAGGCTCAGATGATGATGAGCATGGGGATGTGAAGCCCAACTTAAGAGCAAAATCTTTAATTCTGGTAAAAATCTGGTGTCTCTTGATAGTTTTCATTGGCACCTTCGCTGGAGGAATTTCTCCTTATTTTTTCAGATGGAATCAGACTTTTCTTTCGCTGGGCACCCAATTCGCAGGAGGGGTTTTCTTGGGGACGGCCTTAATGCATTTCTTGAGTGATTCTGCAGAGACGTTTGGAGATTTGACGGAGAAAGAGTATCCCTTTGCATTCATGCTCTGTACTGCCGGATATCTGCTTACCATGCTGGGAGACCTGGTAGTGACTTGGGTTTATGCCAGGCAATCAGACAAGACAGAAATTATCCCCCTCCAGAATCCCGTTCCTTTGCAACCTAAAG aTGATCAAGGACAATTCACTGCACACAATGGAGATACATCATTCATATATCAG GAGGTGAAGGCGCCATTGCCTAGTTCGGCTTCTTTGGGTGACAGTTTATTACTGATAGTGGCACTCTGTTTTCATTCTGTCTTTGAAGGAATCGCCATAGGAGTGGCAG AAACGAAGGCAGAAGCATGGAGGGCATTGTGGACAGTGTGTCTGCACAAGATATTTGCAGCAATTGCAATGGGCATAGCACTACTGCAGATTGTTCCAAACAGGCCACTGTTATCATGTGCAGCTTATTCTTTTGCATTTGCCATATCCTCTCCAATTGGGGTTGCAATTGGCATAATAATCGATTCCACTACAGAGGGACGAGTTGCCGATTGGATTTATGCAATTTCAATGGGTTTGGCTTGTGGAGTTTTTATTTATGTGGCCATCAACCATCTCCTCAACCGATGGAGCAAACACCATAACTCCCAAAAGGCTGAGGTTACATTTTATAAACCATTTTACAATTACATGGCGGTTGTTTTGGGGGCTGGAGTGATTGCAGTGGTGATGATTTGGGATTAG